A portion of the Canis aureus isolate CA01 chromosome 32, VMU_Caureus_v.1.0, whole genome shotgun sequence genome contains these proteins:
- the KBTBD13 gene encoding kelch repeat and BTB domain-containing protein 13, producing MSRTIFRQGDIYSRREVSSAPGEPQRRWPRNPGLPAPPHLRLAMPRAPEAPPVQVWVGGQLFQADRALLVEHCGFFRGLFRSGMRETRAAELRLGALSAGGFRTTLQVLRGERPALAAADELLQAVECAAFLQAPALARFLEHSLTSDNCALLCDAAAAFGLHDVFRSAALFIRDGARELAAELALPEARAYVAALRPSSYVAVSTHTPAPGFLEDASRTLCYLDEEEDAWRTLAALPLEASTLLAGVATLGNKLYIVGGVRGASKEVVELGFCYDPDGGAWRRFPSPHQPRYDTALAGFDGRLYAIGGEFQRTPVSSVERYDPAAGRWSFAADLPQPAAGVPCAQARGRLFVCLWRPADTTAVLEYAERADAWLPVAELRRPQSYGHCMVAHRDSLYVVRNGPSDDFLHCAIDCLNLATGQWTALPGQFVNSKGALFTAVVRGDTVYTVNRMFTLLYAIEGGTWRLLREKAGFPRPGSLQTCLLRLPPGAAGPVASTTPEL from the coding sequence ATGAGCCGCACTATCTTTAGACAGGGAGATATTTATAGCCGTCGGGAAGTTTCTTCCGCCCCGGGGGAGCCCCAGAGGCGGTGGCCGCGGAATCCAGGCCTGCCGGCGCCCCCCCACCTCCGGCTCGCCATGCCCCgggcccccgaggccccgccggtgCAGGTGTGGGTGGGCGGCCAGCTGTTCCAGGCCGACCGGGCGCTGCTGGTGGAGCACTGCGGCTTCTTCCGCGGCCTCTTCCGCTCGGGCATGCGGGAGACGCGCGCCGCCGAGCTGCGCCTGGGCGCGCTGAGCGCCGGCGGCTTCCGCACCACGCTGCAGGTGCTGCGCGGCGAGCGGCCCGCGCTGGCGGCCGCCGACGAGCTGCTGCAGGCCGTGGAGTGCGCCGCCTTCCTGCAGGCGCCGGCGCTGGCGCGCTTCCTGGAGCACAGCCTCACGTCGGACAACTGCGCGCTGCTGTGCGACGCGGCCGCCGCCTTCGGCCTGCACGACGTATTCCGCAGCGCCGCGCTCTTCATCCGCGACGGCGCGCGCGAGCTGGCGGCCGAGCTGGCGCTGCCCGAGGCCCGCGCCTACGTGGCGGCGCTGCGGCCCAGCAGCTACGTGGCGGTGAGCACGCACACGCCGGCGCCCGGCTTCCTGGAGGACGCGTCGCGCACGCTGTGCTACCTGGACGAGGAGGAGGACGCGTGGCGCACGCTGGCCGCGCTGCCCCTGGAGGCGAGCACGCTGCTGGCGGGCGTGGCCACGCTGGGCAACAAGCTGTACATCGTGGGCGGCGTGCGCGGCGCCAGCAAGGAGGTGGTGGAGCTGGGCTTCTGCTACGACCCCGACGGCGGCGCGTGGCGCCGGTTCCCCAGCCCGCACCAGCCGCGCTACGACACGGCGCTGGCCGGCTTCGACGGCCGCCTCTACGCCATCGGCGGCGAGTTCCAGAGGACGCCCGTGAGCTCCGTGGAGCGCTACGACCCGGCCGCCGGCCGCTGGAGCTTCGCGGCGGACCTGCCGCAGCCGGCGGCCGGCGTCCCGTGCGCCCAGGCGCGCGGCCGCCTCTTCGTGTGCCTGTGGCGGCCGGCAGACACCACGGCCGTGCTGGAGTACGCCGAGCGGGCCGACGCCTGGCTGCCGGTGGCCGAGCTGCGGCGCCCGCAGAGCTACGGCCACTGCATGGTGGCCCACCGCGACAGCCTCTACGTGGTGCGCAACGGACCTTCCGACGACTTCCTGCACTGCGCCATCGACTGCCTCAACCTGGCCACCGGCCAGTGGACGGCGCTGCCCGGCCAGTTCGTGAACAGCAAGGGGGCGCTCTTCACGGCAGTGGTGCGCGGCGACACCGTCTACACGGTCAACCGCATGTTTACTCTGCTCTACGCcattgaggggggcacctggaggCTGCTCAGGGAGAAGGCCGGCTTCCCGcggccgggctccctgcagacctGCCTCCTTAGGCTGCCTCCTGGCGCCGCGGGGCCTGTGGCCTCCACGACACCAGAACTGTGA